The DNA window AATGAACGTCCAAAATGAGATCTTGAAATGTACATAAGTTTTGATTTTTAGTCACGTATTTTTTGCTCAGAAAGTGTCAAAAGAATAATAGATCAAGTATTTAGTGTCGATTTCGTTTTACGTGCAGAATACCgagatattttgaaaaagttattttttttcgaaTCAAAcggtttttaaattatttgaccTTATTAAGGATATTGTCCTCTTGTTAATTGCTTTGTTACACCTAATTATATTCACGTTTTGAGATATTTCCATTAAAGATAAGTTCAATTGTTAttataagtaaaatttaataatttcgaTTTTTggaaaacaacatattttattaatccCTTTTTATATCATTCCTTTTGATGACATATTCATCATCTACagagataaaaagaaaagatatatttatcttttattcagtttaaattataaagtgttaattttgtacaattctcTGTGTTTagtttcttattttattttatccgGCAGTGCGTTAAAGTTAATAAACAACATTATCTTACTtgcaattaaaacaataaataaatttttcctTTACGTACATAAATGCTGAAACCTATCAGGGCCGCTTTTATATAACGTTTGTTTATCATTCCGCATAAGTCTAAACTGAGTAGAGAAcgagtttaaaattttaaagagcataccatgatttaaataattaaacaacatTTTCCCCGGTGTGACTGTAAGGTAGATGGTAGAAGAAAATTGGAGACATCCGTGGCCATTAAATGGATCTCTGTCAAAAAAGTTCGATTTTTAATTGTTGCTCTTTGGTAAATATCGGGGGAATCATTCTAGGAGAAAACTTGTAGAACTTCTTGCATACAATAATGttccaaaataaaaatgttttaattaatattgaataaaCAATACAGCATTAGTTTATTcatagtatttatttataatgcaGGACAGAAAATCCTATATATTTGACTCATTATTTCAAATTGATCTTATTCATATTCAGGTCAGTATACTGCgtgaatatgattttttttaatagaagaCATTAGAAGGGGTTGTAGAACAAAGTCAGACATTATTTACCCTGACAATtttgaagattaaaaaatatattcaattaaaCAATACAGATCTTCTATCTTCGTGAACAGAACCATTCCCCAAAAACTCAATCCTTAAAGACTTTGAAAAGAATCCAATTCTAACAAACCCTTTAGATTCgattaaacaaaaatgtgcCAGGTAAGATCTATGATGAAGGCATTTAAGACAAAACTCTTCAATAAATtccattttaaaacaaattaaaagatataaatgTATTGAAAACATACATATCACTTAGAGTAATTCTGCTTTTCTTGTATTCAATTCACTTCTCAAAAAGCATTATAATTTGGTGATTTCTGATTGACaaactaaatattttcaaatctgAAATTTAATACGTCAAATAGTTGTGTTTGTGTCCACAAAttcctgtacatgtattttatatattctgTTTTATAAAACCACATCCTGCTCGGTAATTTTCCTAAATGTACCTACTGTGATTTCATCAATAATCTGTGTGAATATCTTTGTTTGGATGAACGACGAGTTTTGATGatcattgaagtgcaatataCTCATAAAACAGTGTACACTTGATCATCAAAAATTGGAGCCTACAATAAGTATTGGTCTACGGTATAGTTACCTTCCGTGTGTTGTGATGGTTATATTACCGTCTTTTTGTCTCCTGTATAATTGTGTGTAGTCTTCGTATAATGCATCTGGATCTACATACCGGTCAGATAACCACTCGAATTCGTACCACTAGCCTAGatacttgaaaaaaataaccaaattacgtttaaaatgtatttttttgtttctaaaaagcAAGGAAAGTTAGTAAATATAAAACCACCTTGtaggaaaataaatatacttAGAAAATGTGTACTTGtaacaaacttttaaaatctaCCAAATTTGTTGGCGGTAAGAACTATTTATAAAACTGTGGGCGCTTTCATCAACGTTGCCTCTCCGGCGACGTTTTTAGGAAACGGTGAAACTAATGGAACGGTTGGGAACGTCACAACACACCAATAAGGACGATTGCATCTTAAAACTGATACTTATCATCAGTATGATATCACTTAAAATTAAAGCTCTTTGCAAATActgtataatataattataattgtaaGAGAACAAATCGAAGATAAACTTTCCGTTTTGTATaacataaaaactttttaatcgGCAATGGTAAATCGGGTTGGTAAATCTGGTAAATCACCAGCGGCAACgtgattttattgaaattggCGACGATTACAACGCAGGGAAATCCGGCAATGTCGTTTAAATGAGAAGCACCTCAAGTTTAACTTTGATCTAATTACCCTTTCTAAGGTAAAATTCGCTTCCACATGAATCGAATCCACGCGCAGGGTACAGTTGCTTGCTACGAGGCTGTGAATCAAATAGCTACAACAAAAATCACAAGTAAGTATCATAGCTGAACCGTGAGAAACGATTTCCAATAAATACCAGAGTAATTTAAGAATAGTTTATCAATAACTTTTCTCTCTAAACGTATGAAAGGAAAGAAGATATTAGGGGATAGGGTATGAAATCTTAAGGTAATTCGCAAGATATTTAATCATGctaatacaatttatgaaattgatTATCTTTTACCTGAAAGTTATTATTGCTAGCGGCTTCAGGAACATAATGAAGGTATGACAGGTCCACTCAGTTAAAAAACGATAACTCGTTCTGTGGTTGGTTCCAAAACACAGAATTCAGTCAGTTCTTTAAGAAGATAGTTTGTTTAAACGTACCAGGTAATATTGCATATTGGTTAAAAAGTAAGATTCACAGCTTTTaacatagaaccattttaacacgATCTtagactttgggtagttgtatCAAACAACAATGTGACGTAGAGGTGTTTCTTTTATTCCTAGCCACTTAGCCATGGCTCTTTCATATCAAAAAGATGTGTCTGGCTTTCTAGCGAAGAcaacgcaatcggtgcataatTCGCTTGAAAcaacgtcatttttaacttgttttgacgcaaggaaTAAATAGCTACGCCCTTCTAAAAGAACAAGGTCTTGTTATAGTGGTTATATTTATACGATGTTACAATGTAAAGACGTCGTTTTGCGACATGACAATTGGCTTTAACGTGATTTAAAGATCTCATATCATAGTGATATGAAAAGACAATTATGTTTGTTTCGTTTTATGTAAAAGGTTTAATTCAGTTAaactatatcatttatataattttgtctTTAATTATTAATGCGAATAGGCTGGATGGATGTTAGATGTATGTTAATTTTGTACCTCAATACATATACAACGGAGGATTAATTAAGATTTTGCACAATTTTTCTTCATTCATTATACTTGCTTCAAAGCATGCTTTTAAAATTCCCCACTTCATTAATTATATGCAACTCAATTCCCGTAATTGCATCCCTCTGGACAAGTGAAAATTGACAACGCACGAAATATGAAATTAATCTCTCCTTAGtatatttcttttcttaataTAACATATGTGGATAAATACATACCTATCTAAGTCGATCAAGATCCGCAAAGCAAAAGCAATCCTTAAAACAAAACGTTTAAGTATACATATGTGACCATTTAAAGGTCAATACGTATCTTATCATTTGTTCGCAAGGTACACATCTCTATTTATTAGCGGTAAGACCTCTGTTATAAAGGAAACTCTCTGAACAGTGGCACCTTCACCCAAACAGAACAAGTAGTTTCaactgataaaaatattaatgagcATAAAATTAGTCTCACAACTGAACTGTAACTGGTTATTTtgaaaatggaatttttttctgatataaacatttaaggaagtgaacatgaaaaaataatcaaaggcTCAAATTTGTCCGTTTGATGTATATAATGATTTCTGATAACCATTTATATACAGCTTTCCCCAGTTAGAACATAGATCATTATGAATAACTAGTTCCTGTTATCAATTGGCGCTGTCATATGGTTTAAATGTTTAACTCTCTGCCGGGTTTTCTTTAAACACCTAAGAGAGGGCAGAAGCGATGCTAAAGTCAGTGAGAcacattacatttttatacacgCTTAGTAACAGAGATAAGATGCCATCACCTAAATGTGAATAGAAACTTGAAATGGATGTCAATAGTTGTCATTTTGAAACAAGGTTTACGGAGGATAGTTTTGAATCTCAGATAGTGCATTCCCATCAGCtatttatgttacatgtaacgAGATAGGAAAATTTCAAATCTCTCTATTTTAAgacaaattcgtaaaaaatcacagcagtaaaattacccgttatacggtatatgacatgcatacatgtacattgtaagcGTATACTTGCTACAAGTTTTGTTAGTAATgagaattttttataatattatggGCGCTTTTCATCAACGTTGCGTCGTTGGCGACATCATCTTGAAACGGTGAAACTAATGGAACGGTTGGCAACGGCACAATACACTAACAATGACGATTGCAGCTAACTAATACTTATCTTCAGTATGatatcattaaaacattaaagCTCTTTAATGAATGTAGTAGGACAAATCGAATTTTTAAccgttttgtataaaataaatgtcTTCTTAATCGACAATGGTAAATCTAGTTGCCACAATCGCCAGCCGACAGCGTGCGCTCCTTGCAATTGGCGACAAATTCAACGCTGGGAAATCCGACAAAGTCGGTTTAAGGGGAAGCACATCAAGTTTACCGTAGATCTAATTACCctttcaaattataaatataatacaaatataCCCATTCCACTTGAATCGAATCCACTCGCAGGGTACAGTTACTTGCTACGAGGCATTGAATCAAACAGCTACAAAAATATCAGAAGTAAATGTCATAGCTGAATTATGAACAACGATTGCCAAGAAATATTGATTACATTTAAGAAGAGTATAAGAACTTTTCTATTTACCAAAACAAAGGAAAGAGGATATTGGGCAATAGGGTATGCGATCTTAAGGTAATTCGCAAGATATTTAATTATGCTAgtacaatttatgaaattaattatcTTTTACCTGAAAGTTACTATTGCTAACGGTGTCAGAAACATAATGGAGGTGTGGCAGGTCCACCTCTACAAACACGATAATTGGTTTAGTGGTTGgttccaaaacaaaaaattcagttAGTTCCTTAAGAAGATAGTTTAATTAAACATACCCGTTGATACTGCATATTTTGTACTGGTATATCAAAGGCaaaaatttaaagcattattGGTTAGAAAAGTAAGATTAACAGCTTTTAACTATTAACAGCTTAGGtccattttaataaaatcttggactttgggtagttgtatCAAACgacaatgtgacgtaggcctgtctgtTTCATTGTatgccactcagccatggctctttgaaattaacaagatgtgtctggcttttgagctaagactacacaatcggtgcatattttgtttgaaactGCTTCAtcttttttacttgttttgacgcaaggaaTAAATAGCTacgccctactgaaagtccaatgtcttgttaaaatggttatatatttacaatttaacaatGTAAAGACGTCATGTCGGTACATGACAATTTACTTTAACGTAATTCAAAGTTTtcctattacatgtatagttaTATGGAAAGACAATtatgtgtgttttgttttatgtaaaagatttttacagttttactatatcatttatattaatatgcAAGTTTTAACTGTGATGAAGGTCTGTTCCGAgacatagatttttttttaactaagcagagtgtagttaaattaatagcattactgtaggcttaaagcttagttgtttaaatgttaacattacgATGtgtcgtaaatgtccgatatcatatgcaatatcAACCCGTGCATgtacgggtcaaagtctagtagttaaaaataaaacagaatgacTTTTTTTCGCTAATTTGTATGATACAATGAGTGTGATGTtttttcacatatatacatttatgggTTTGTTTGGATATGATACATGGATTGTTGGTTACCGTAACACAACATTTATTTGCAACGACATTATTTCACAATTTACCGCGGAGATACCATGGTTTGTAGCGATTTAAGCCTTATACTCACCCATGTAGGTATTACACCCATACGGCAAGGACTTGTTCGTAGCGACAACTAAATGCGACTGCGAGGCCTTCGTGAACCTCGGtaaaatttctcgcacgcgaatttaaattgatatacGGCATTGTTTTGTCTATGATAATTGAATTATTGTATGTGGTTATGCCATAAATTTGAATATCCCTCCCCAAATTAGTAGTCAAAACCAGTAGCATGTATCACCATGTGTTTGATACGTGGTATAAAACTGTATCATTCGAACACATATTCTCCATCACGTGACTAATTTCCGTCTTCAAATTGTCAGACAGGTTTAGACGTCGACTGTAGACCCAATCCATTGCTGTATTACACGTGTTGTCGTCTTCCAGTTgagcttatttatattttttgacaaCGCAGCCTACCTAAAtcacaaattttacaatattcaaCTATTCAATCTGATGTACACGTGTGTTTTGTAGGTTTCttcataaaatttttaagtGAATCTAGGAAACTTTGTTATATAAATTCAAGTGATACCTTCTCTAGGGTAAAATTTATTTCCACTTGAATTATCTTACAGAACACAGTTCTATGCCACGAGGTTTTGAATCAAACAGCTTCAGCAAGCAAAAGTGATTTATATTACTCTAACAAAAGACTCAGTTTCCGTATATGAACTCTTATTCGCTGCCAAACTGACggcaaaaaataaatgtaacctTAATAAATGTTTACTCTGAATTAAACAATTTCGATGTTGGCAACAATATGCCgttgttttaattaattgttaGGGTGATTGAACCAGGTTTTACAACAATTCTTTAACGTTTGAAAGAATTGTGGAAATCCTTTTGCAATGTTTTATTTCGTATGGGCATCGAGGCTGTTTTCTTTTGCTTTACAAAATTATGAGTTTGATCATGTGACAATCACAGACGATAGTAATTTAGAAAGTGAGGGGGAGACACTGTTCGTTAAAGTTTtggtgcaaaaaatatttaaatcaaagacGGAATGTCACAACCTTTATATGCTTGCCAGTACTTAGGGATCCACAAAAAGGGATAGGTTTCAAGGAGTAAGCAATATATCTAATAGGAATATCTTGCAGGCAAATAAAAGATGGCTTCTAGTGTATTTCGGCTCGTATTAATTCCCGTAATAAGTGTCGATTGATGTAAACCCcctaaaattttattgattaaaatgttACCTATAAAATAAtggattcattttttttaattaacacttCCTAGATATTTCCCACGTCGTTCGGTTTTGTCAATTTACCGTTATTGCGttcacaaatgaaaaaaaaaccgatgTTAATATTACACTATTAAGTAATACTTATATATCTATGACTTTGACTTTTCAGTATTCAAATATTCTGATATTCTGACAtgttaatctatatttatcaacaGTTGTGATTTCATCATCAACTAATtggtaaacaaaattatatgccATATGACGAGTCTTCGCTCATAGTGAACCTTATCATCAAAGGGTCACTATTAAATGATCATTTTAATTTAGGGTGGAAGAGAGGCTTCATATATAATGAGCTTTTCCCCTATCCAGGTCTGTAAGGTAGATAATTTGGACGTCTGTAAACAAACAAGTGTTTTTGAATACTTAGAACAATGATGTTTATATACGAACATATTTGTTACAATGATCTTGTTTATCAGAAATTTCCAATATTTATGGACAAGATGTTCCATTCTAAAATACTTACATTTGATCTGGTTAAAAAGTAATTCGAATGTTATAATTTGGTACTTTGATGAAACATTCTACATTCAAATACtggaaatatcaataaaaaggaattAATGATAAACAGGGCTCTTTCAGAATAGTTATATAAAAATCCCCGTACAAGTTTCACTATATAGCCAGTCCTCCTGGGGAAGTCTCACCACGGAAGgagaattattattattattacatgtatatatgtaaaaaaggATCACGTTACACCGTAACTAATTgtcagacaaaaaaaaaatgaaacaagaaGTTGAAGAACAAATATCAACGACTaatgaaatatcatttattttaaaacataattcctGTACAACAACTTTCAAATCAACCAACAACTGGCGCGGCAGAACAACCTGCAAAAAACATGTCAATTCTAGGTTTGTTTTCTCAGTTTCTTATTGTTTGAATTACACAAACCTGACAAAGTTTTAAAGTTATTAgttgttatgtacatgtatataatacattattatgtaaaactaaaatgtatgtatttttgcatttttcattGCTTGTTTAGTTGTTTGAAACGTACTTGATTCATTATTGCTgatttggatttaaaaaaaaaaccattgttGTTTAcgtcaaataatacaatatttatcatttatttttggttgttgggggggggggggggggttgatttgTCTTTAATCATGTTAcgtttataggttttttttttcgaatataatacagttattatttacattgcCGTACTATTGCATAAATGTCATTCTTCTTGTGTATATACTTTGTTGGGTGTTGTTAATATGGTTGTACACAGTACATAATTcgttttcaaagaataaatttagaaaaaataaacagttaaaaatcaGTTGCATTTTTAGCTATGATTGTTATCTGTAGGTTTCTTTTAATTCACCTTGATCCCTTGATTTTTTGAATGTTGATTCATcttcattttatatttctttatttctattatttatatttgcaaatacgTTTCCTTATTTGTacctataaaaagggggaaaacgTTTGTttctgtgtgaactttttaatGCCTTAATAATATTAACCACACGCGCTCATCGTTTTAGAATCGCAATATTGTGAGCATAAAACGGGTTTTTCCCTAGTTCTAATCGATTTGCCGTTCTCAAACGTAAATtcaagtaataaacaacgatgttaaaaaaacccacagttTACTAGGATATGAATTTTGTTGGTACGTGATCACATCTGTGAAGGCCACGGCATTAATTCAGATTCGTCAATCACAAATAAAGAACTCattcctttttaaaacttttttttagaaataaacttATCATGATTATTCCTGAAGCAGCCAGTTTCGCCCTTAATGTTGATCGTCccctcaagcagacgaaatcgtgagatgacaattaattttctattttgtaCATTAATCAatgtgttatttatttttcaagattaaactgtttgatttttttatattcataaagCTGAATATAGTTTGCTTATAattaaacagacacaactttacattttgttgacagtatTTATTATGGAAATTCCCGTTGTAAAAATAGTTAAATCAGAAAAATAGAGAAAAGTAAATTCGgcaaattttattgatgcaggtgtCGAAGAAAtctttcgaccaatcagaaacGTCAATCTCCTCAAACTTATAAATGTTGAATGTTAAGACAATTCTTAACTTTTAATTCTAATTATACGCATTATTTGCTAGagtggtattttattgtaaagaCAATGCAACCACTCGTAAAAAATAGGTTAAAAATACTTTTACCATTTCTGTGTTTGGTGGTATAAAACAAGGCTTCATTCAAACATAGAGACTCTATCACGTGACTAACTTTCGCCCTCAAATCGTTTGACAGATGTGGAAGGCGACTGTACACCCAGGCCAAATTCGTCTTACACGTGCCGTCAGGGTTCAGTTGTTTGCAATCATACACCACTGAGTAGTTGGTATAGTCTGTCTCTACTACCCAGTAATTCACTATGTCGCCTAAAAGATGTAAAAAATACTGGAAATATGGGTCAAGATGatcataaataaatgattttatcatattttagcTGCGTTATTCCAAAATTGACAAGAGGCCCTGAAATTTAATACTTATTAGCCAATGCATTATCCGCAAAGTTCTTCGCTATTTTCATATGCCTTCGTTACATTATTATTTacgaatattttttaaatagttgatCATTTacgtaacttttttttttattattgtgtaCAATATCAATAAAGAATAAATCTGAATGCTTGAAATGAACGTCCAAAAAGAGATCttaaaaatgtacattactTTCGTTTTTCGGTCACGTGATTTTGACTCGGCGATGTCAAAACATAAAgctggtatgggacacttcaaTATTAGGACGTACTTCGATCGAAATGAACAATGAAAGCATAATTTTataaaccttttctttcatcaaaTTGTTAACTTACAGCGTAGCGCAATGGTTTAAAGCAAAAACTACGAGTATATGAGTCGTAAGTTCAAATCCCGCCGGGGCTATTAAAATTTGTACCTTaccaaaaaatattatttttttggttaaatcttgtaaaaatttaaaaagctgaaagtattttgattattactTTATCCACTTTAATGTCGACAGGTGGCTCATGCTACCTTATTTAATCCAGTATTTTGGAATTAATTTTGCTTCGCTTGCAGAATATCTAGATAGTTATGAATAGTtatcttttttcaaatgaaacgGTTATTACAGGAGCATGGTCaggattttggtcaaaaattatttttccgattttaatgttaataatgcttcagtaagtcatttttaataggcaaccaaaatttgattgtcattcgttaagttataagcaagttaaaGAGCTTATAATTCtttactatgtaaacaaagctttcgTTTACATTCTGAATGTTGAGGTGAAAagtccagttttagacctaaaatgaatgtgttaaacgttaggaactgtttttaTGCTTAGAATGAATAAGAAGAGAGACAAATAAGCTTGGAAAAGAAtttaactggtatattgaacctatgttaacaaaaacagggcataagccttgtttacacgacaaagaattgtgagccctgtatcttacTTATAACTTTATGACTgactctaaaatttcatttgatcattaaaaatgctttcctaaagcattgtaattaatgaaaacagaaaaatagaatttgaccaaaatcgcgaccatgcccctttaacttaATTGACCTGATGAAGAAAATTGCTGTTTTGCTGgttatttgttatactttaCCATATTCatgttttgagatttttttcagTTAGTGTAAGTTCAAATGTTAAAATAGATAGACTTTCATAATttcgattttttgaaaacatttaaaaatattgactgaGTTTGAAGGcaactttgattatttttgcCGCGAAGGGACTAAATaatgcccgacgcgaagcgagGAGCAATGTATTTGTTCCAAGGGGGCTTATATAATCAATggtgcccgaaaacacagtcaacatttgttttattatatgaagaaacaaacaaaaagtcAAGAAAGGATTTGAAAATAGATCGCCGTGATTTTTTTGGCTCAACATagaatttttctgttttcataatTGTCTTTCTTAACTTCTATTTCTTATTCAGTTAAAACCAATATATATTGACTATAGTCTATGCTGAGTAGAAAACAAGGTAACATCTTAGAGATCATACCTTGATTTGAATAGTTAAACAACATCTTTCCCGGTGTGTCTGTAAGGTAGATGGTAGAAGAAAACTGGAGACATCCGTGGTTATGAACTGGATCTCTGAcaaaacagtttaatttttgggagttgattttaatcaaatctcctatgcacttactagggcaaagcgaaagtgaaacagtgtttggacctaagcagaaatcaataccgctgacaacacttagttcttgaaaataatagataaattcgatgctatgtattctgaagcattgtttttcaagaaaacttatttattaataccatgaaaatagtaagattttaaattgtacaaacagtttagatattttttaaggtcgtatgtattcctacgctagagttcaatgtagtctcgttcaaccagacgcttggctgtctccgttaatatccgacaaagcagagtctctcttgcttgtcggagataaacggagacagccgagtgtttggttgaacaagacaagagttcaattTTGCCTGGAttcatacaatttctcagaaatatttcgattactgatacttcTTGTCAtacaaaatcacatatcgttgattttgaataaatgataatcgataaaatcaactcccgtcagtacttcagtactttgattatttgtttttctttcgtAAATATATCTCTcatctctctcttttttctctctctctctctggtatCACCATGAACTTTTCTAAGCAATGTCATATAGTGGCGCAGTCATGTGTGTTCAGAGGGTGTATAAACGTTAATCAAAGGGCTAAGAAGAC is part of the Crassostrea angulata isolate pt1a10 chromosome 3, ASM2561291v2, whole genome shotgun sequence genome and encodes:
- the LOC128177988 gene encoding LOW QUALITY PROTEIN: retinol-binding protein 4-like (The sequence of the model RefSeq protein was modified relative to this genomic sequence to represent the inferred CDS: substituted 1 base at 1 genomic stop codon) gives rise to the protein MFLKPLAIITFSYLIHSLVASNCTLRVDSIHVEANFTLERYLGXWYEFEWLSDRYVDPDALYEDYTQLYRRQKDGNITITTHGRDPFNGHGCLQFSSTIYLTVTPGKMLFNYLNHGNIENYWVVETDYTNYSVVYNCIQLNSDGTCKSAMAWVYSRHPNLSDDLRARVSHVIESLCLDEASFYKTTHNNGCSVAPNPDSVVG
- the LOC128175144 gene encoding purpurin-like — encoded protein: MFQTPLTVVTLSCLIQSRVANNCPLRVDSTQVEANFTLDRYLGQWYEIEWMYDGYVDPAFLYEDYTHVYRRQQDGNITDTTRGRDPVHNHGCLQFSSTIYLTDTPGKMLFNYSNQGDIVNYWVVETDYTNYSVVYDCKQLNPDGTCKTNLAWVYSRLPHLSNDLRAKVSHVIESLCLNEALFYTTKHRNGCSAAPVVG